A segment of the Microbacterium luteolum genome:
ACATGCGCTCCATCCATCCGGTCTTGTCGAGTCGTTCCGGGGTGATCACATCAGCCCGCGTGTGCGAGACCTTCGGGTGGAACGGACGCTCGAGGTTCTCGCGCGACCCGACGAGCTCTTCGTGCAGCTTCTCCCCCGGGCGCAGACCCGTGAACACGATCTCGATGTTCTTGCCCGACATCGCGACCATGCGCTTCGCGACCTCGAGGATCGACACGGGCTCGCCCATGTCGAGGATGAGCACCTCGCCGGCGCGGCCGATGGCTCCCGCCTGGACCACGAGCTGGCAGGCCTCCGGGATCGTCATGAAGTACCGCGTCGCATCCGGGTGGGTCACCGTGATCGGGCGTCCGTCGGCGATGAGCCGCTGGAACGTCGGCAGCATCGAACCGCGACTGCCGATGACGTTGCCGAAGCGCACCGAGAGGTAGCGCATCCCGGTCTGCTCGCCGGCCCACGCGGTGAGCTTCTCGGCGACGCGCTTGGAGTGCCCGAGCACGCTCGTGGGGTTGGCCGCCTTGTCGGTCGAGATGTTGACGAAGGTCGACACCCCGACGCGGCGAGCCGCGTTGAGCACGTTGAGCGAACCGATGACGTTCGTCTTCCAGGCCTCGTCGGGGTACTGCTCGAGCATCGGGAGGTGCTTCAGCGCCGCCGCGTGGAAGACCACCTCGGGCTGCCGCTCGTCGAAGATCCGGTCGAGGAGCTCGACGTCGCGGATGTCGGCGAGCACCACGTCGTTCGTGTCGAGCAGACCGTGCCCGGACGTGCCCAGCTGGGCGTCCTGCAGCCCGGTCTCGTCGCGGTCGAGCATGATCAGCTCGCTCGGCCCGTACTTCGCGAGCTGTCGGCAGAGCTCCGAGCCGATCGATCCGCCGGCACCCGTGACCAGTACGCGTCGTCCGGTCACGTAGCCGGCGATCAGCTCGACGTTGGTGTCGACCGGATGCCGGCCGATGAGGTCCTCGATGCTGATGTCGCGGACGTCGCTGATCGACCCCTCCCCCGACTTCAGGCTGTGGAGCGAGGGCGTGACCGCGACACGAAGACCGGCGGCCTCGGCGCGGTCGCTGAGCTTGCGCAGGAGTGAGCTGTCGGCGCTGCCGATCGCGATGATGGCGAGCTCGGCTCCGGTGCGCTGGACGGCCTCGGTGAAATCGCGGGTGGTGCCGATGACCGACACTCCCCGCAGCCGCAGGTTGCGCTTGTCCGGGTCGTCGTCGAGCAGTCCGACCGCGCGGATCGGCGACGCCGGATCGGTGGTGACGTTGGCGAGCAGCTTGTCGGCGATGAAGCCGGCACCGACGATGAGCGCCGGCGAGGCGTCTTCCCCGGGCTTGCGTGCGCGTTCGATGAGGAGGCGGGCGAAGTAGCGCACGCCGAACATCAGCAGCAGGACGAACGGGAACGCGAGCAGCAGCGTGCCGCGCGGCACCCCGACGGCCGGGCCGATCGGGATCACGAGCAGCGACAGCGCGACGGCCTCGATCACGACGATGATGCCGACGGCACGGACCTCATCGAAGGAGCCGTAGGTGAAGCGGCCGCGATACAGCGCGGTGACATAGCCGACGATGATCTGGATCGCGCCCGCGATGAGCGCGAGCACCGTGGTCGAGATCCAGCCGCGCGCGTCCATCATGAACTCGAAACGCAGGGCGATCGCGAGCACGACGCCGAAGCTCCAGGAGAGTCCGTCGACGATCGCGGCGAGCATCCGGCGTCGCTTCTGCGTCACGGAAACCTCCGAGAATATCGGAATATCGCCTGTCGAAGTATCGACGAACGCCTTTTTCGCACTCAAGACTGGAAGCCCCCTCAGACTTACTCACTCCCCTGGAGCTATGTTCTCACAGGTATTGAGCAGGTTCGTGTCTTAGGGCGTCCCTTCGCCCTCGGGCGGCGTCTCCGGATCCGGCGGCATCTCCGTCACCGGCGGGTCCGTCGGGGTGGTCGTGTCCGACGGCGGTGCGGTCTGCTGGGTATCGTTTCGCCGGGTGGTCTGCCGCGTGCTCTGCTCCTGGTCGGCATCCACCTGCGCCTGATCGGCGGCCACGGCGACGAACGCATCCCGGTACCCCTCGAGCGCCGTCACCCCTGCGGCACCCCAGAGTCCGCTCGCGCCGACGCGGGCCGCGGCTTCGGCCAGTCGCGCCTGCAGCGCGTCATCCGCATCGGGGAAGCCGGACTTCGCGGCCTCC
Coding sequences within it:
- a CDS encoding polysaccharide biosynthesis protein, which produces MTQKRRRMLAAIVDGLSWSFGVVLAIALRFEFMMDARGWISTTVLALIAGAIQIIVGYVTALYRGRFTYGSFDEVRAVGIIVVIEAVALSLLVIPIGPAVGVPRGTLLLAFPFVLLLMFGVRYFARLLIERARKPGEDASPALIVGAGFIADKLLANVTTDPASPIRAVGLLDDDPDKRNLRLRGVSVIGTTRDFTEAVQRTGAELAIIAIGSADSSLLRKLSDRAEAAGLRVAVTPSLHSLKSGEGSISDVRDISIEDLIGRHPVDTNVELIAGYVTGRRVLVTGAGGSIGSELCRQLAKYGPSELIMLDRDETGLQDAQLGTSGHGLLDTNDVVLADIRDVELLDRIFDERQPEVVFHAAALKHLPMLEQYPDEAWKTNVIGSLNVLNAARRVGVSTFVNISTDKAANPTSVLGHSKRVAEKLTAWAGEQTGMRYLSVRFGNVIGSRGSMLPTFQRLIADGRPITVTHPDATRYFMTIPEACQLVVQAGAIGRAGEVLILDMGEPVSILEVAKRMVAMSGKNIEIVFTGLRPGEKLHEELVGSRENLERPFHPKVSHTRADVITPERLDKTGWMERMFASPRNNDTVVIEPIRLAKGAEA